Sequence from the Maribacter aquivivus genome:
TTTTTTATGCTCGCTGGAGTTATGGAATATGCTATAGCTTCATTTACCAAGTTTATGGATATAAAACAAAAAACCGTTTTGTTATCTAAAAAAAATGTTTTCGGTAAAAAAATGTTTAAAATCTATAGACACCATATTGGCTTACTCTTAATAACGGCTATCACTGCGGGTATTTTTTTGTTCTTTTTTGTAAGCAGACCATGGGGGTATTTAGCCAGTTTTGGTGAAACCATAGACGTGATAAGTACTAGGGTGTGTATAATGGGAAGTGTTGGTTATTTTTTTCTCTCTTGGGGCATGCTCAATGCACTGTATCTTTTTACTTTAAATAGGCCTAAAGAGGTTTTAAAAGCTCTTATTATATCGTCATTCATAAATTTTATTGTAGGCTTTTTTATGAGTAGATGGATAGCATTTGAGTATAGTGTGGTAGGTATGTTAATAGGCTCTTTTTTATTTATGATACTTACTACTAGGTATATAAAGCAATATTTTAATCACTTAGATTTTCATTATTATGCATCTTATTAGTCTTTACTTATTATTTCTTCCATTTACGAATAACTGGACTTACAGTAAAACTATAGGTGTAGGCGGAGGAAATTTTATCGTATGTTATGGTAAGTTAGATGCTAATTCAGTTAAAGGATATGACCTCGTAATTTTAGAACCGGGTCATTATGAAGCTCATGATATTGAGATCTTTAAAGCTCATAATAATAGAGTAGCAGCTTACATTAGTCTAACAGAAGTAAACAAAAACTCCAGATATTTTAAAGCCCTTTCACAATTTACCATGGGTAATAATGAATATTGGGAAAGTTGTTATATAGATATACGAGATAAGAATGCAAAAAAAGTAGTGCTCAACATCGTCGATGATATCTTGGATAAAGGTTTTAATGCCTTGTTTTTGGACAATCTTGACAATGTTTCACAATGGGGTGCTTTAAAAGGGTTTGAATTGGATTTGGTTTCCCTGATTATGGATATTCATATCATGAACAAGCATATTTATCTAATTCAAAATTCTGGCTTCTTTCTAAATGATTACCTACAAAATATCACTAATGCCATATTGGTAGAGTCCCTCTTCAGTTCTTATGATTTTGATACCAGTTCATATGCATGGCGAGATGATTATTCCAAAAATATAATGTTAGACCGTATCAATGAAACCCGTTCTAAAACTTCTAAAAAAATATATGTTCTAGAATATGCAGAAGCACCACATATGAAATCGCAACTGAGTAAAAAATTAGATAGCCTCAAATTAGAGTATTACATAGGGTATATAGAATTGCAGCAATTGGTCACACTAAATAGCAAATAAAAAATGTTTATGAATACGGTATTGTTGGGTCCTTTTAGAATCATGTTAGTGTTACTTTTTGTCGTTTTGATTTATCAAATGATGGTAAGGCACGAACTAAAGCGTTACAATTTAGACTATGTAATGTCACGTGGGATAATTGCCGGTAGTGCAGTAATGACAACCTTATTTTTTCTAATTATGGGAAAAGTATATGATCGGTTCTCAATTTTTATCTTTTTCTTGATTTTTATTATTGGATTATATATTCATGTGTTCCCTGTATGTAATTTGAAGACCATGTTAGCGATAAAAAAGAAAACGCTATTTAGTATCATAAATAGGGTTAATAAAACAAATTTCAATAGTATTTCATTTTTTTCTGCCTTGTTGAAATCTATTAAACCTAAACTATTCAATTACCCCTTGTTTGCCGCAGTTTTTGTTTCTTTCGTTTGTCTATTCTCAAGGTATCAATTTCTAAGTAATGACCTATACGTTCTCTCAAATGTATGGTTAAATAAGCTTGAATTGGTAAAGTTGATTAACGAAAACCAATGGTTCGGGTCAGACCTTATTATGCCGGGTGAACAAGCACTTATAAATCTATATGCCAAAACTATTAATATCAGTGAGGAAATGGCCTTACACTCATTTGGTCTTCTAGAGGTTTTTGGTCTATCGATGGTTTTATTTTGGTTCGTTGGTAAACTGTCGCGTTCAACATTTTATATTCCTTTTATATCCTTGTTGTTTTTTGGTTTTTTTTATGGCGTACTACCCA
This genomic interval carries:
- a CDS encoding endo alpha-1,4 polygalactosaminidase — encoded protein: MHLISLYLLFLPFTNNWTYSKTIGVGGGNFIVCYGKLDANSVKGYDLVILEPGHYEAHDIEIFKAHNNRVAAYISLTEVNKNSRYFKALSQFTMGNNEYWESCYIDIRDKNAKKVVLNIVDDILDKGFNALFLDNLDNVSQWGALKGFELDLVSLIMDIHIMNKHIYLIQNSGFFLNDYLQNITNAILVESLFSSYDFDTSSYAWRDDYSKNIMLDRINETRSKTSKKIYVLEYAEAPHMKSQLSKKLDSLKLEYYIGYIELQQLVTLNSK